A single region of the Aeromicrobium chenweiae genome encodes:
- a CDS encoding GNAT family N-acetyltransferase, with product MDPARGIRQAGESDLDALTDVWERAARSSHAFMGDAEIAGMRPFIRDAYLPSMDVWLVEDDGEPIAFVGAHGTHVELLYVDPPFHAHGLGTRLLAHVGATSVEVYAGNETGVGFYRSQGFVEVRRREHDAAGRPFPMVVLER from the coding sequence ATGGACCCCGCGCGCGGCATCAGGCAGGCCGGGGAGAGCGATCTCGACGCCCTCACCGACGTGTGGGAGCGCGCCGCCCGGTCGTCCCACGCGTTCATGGGCGACGCCGAGATCGCCGGCATGCGGCCCTTCATCCGCGACGCGTACCTGCCCTCGATGGACGTCTGGCTCGTGGAGGACGACGGCGAGCCGATCGCGTTCGTCGGCGCCCACGGCACCCACGTCGAGCTGCTGTACGTCGACCCGCCGTTCCACGCCCACGGCCTGGGCACACGGCTGCTGGCCCACGTGGGTGCCACGAGCGTCGAGGTCTACGCGGGCAACGAGACCGGCGTCGGCTTCTACCGCTCGCAGGGGTTCGTCGAGGTGCGTCGCCGTGAGCACGACGCGGCGGGGCGGCCGTTCCCGATGGTGGTGCTGGAGCGATGA
- a CDS encoding GntR family transcriptional regulator: MSLDVTIEATGAEPPFEQLRRQVAEQADDGRLPAGHRLPTVRALAETLGLATNTVAKAYRALEVDGVIETHGRAGTFIASRRLDDAESDAAAQAYARLARRQGLSQQEALRLVERHWTS, from the coding sequence ATGAGCCTCGACGTCACGATCGAGGCCACCGGCGCCGAGCCGCCGTTCGAGCAGCTGCGACGTCAGGTCGCGGAGCAGGCGGACGACGGGCGGCTCCCGGCCGGTCACCGGCTGCCGACGGTCCGCGCCCTGGCCGAGACGCTCGGCCTCGCGACCAACACGGTCGCCAAGGCCTACCGCGCGCTCGAGGTCGACGGCGTCATCGAGACGCACGGACGCGCCGGGACCTTCATCGCGAGCCGCCGGCTGGACGACGCGGAGTCCGACGCGGCCGCGCAGGCGTACGCCCGGCTGGCCCGACGGCAGGGGCTCTCCCAGCAGGAGGCCCTGCGCCTGGTCGAGCGGCACTGGACCTCCTGA
- the zwf gene encoding glucose-6-phosphate dehydrogenase → MDEPHLIVIFGATGDLARRKLLPGVMHLLQSGLVPDSRILGVSMDDFDDDSFRTFAAEAYREFSTREVDEEKWRNFAPKLSYVNVKDGAEGLAKAAAGLEEELGGNPRRLHYLSVPPKAALDVVHTLDEADLVERSRIIMEKPFGTDLASAKALNAELHEVFDEQQIFRIDHFLGKEAALNILAFRFANGLFEPIWNRNFIDHVQIDVPETLSVAGRSGFYEGTGAFKDMVVTHLFQVLAFMAMEPPTSLDSDWISEEKNKVFRSMMPIDPHHVVRGQYQGYRDEEGVASDSETDTFVALKAEIDNWRWAGVPFYLRTGKKLAEGARVISIAFREPPKSMFPAGSGVGLAGPDHLTFDLADSSRMSLSFYGKRPGPGLRLDKLSMQFAMQETERAGEVLEAYERLIYDAMRGERTLFTTAEGIERLWEVSEPLLNDMPPVRPYQQGTWGPNAIHQLIAPRAWRLPFERSWRKPNTNAE, encoded by the coding sequence ATGGACGAGCCTCATCTGATCGTGATCTTCGGTGCCACGGGTGACCTGGCCCGCCGCAAGCTCCTGCCGGGTGTCATGCACCTGCTGCAGTCCGGGCTGGTGCCGGACTCGCGCATCCTGGGCGTCTCGATGGACGACTTCGACGACGACAGCTTCCGCACGTTCGCGGCGGAGGCGTACCGCGAGTTCAGCACGCGCGAGGTCGACGAGGAGAAGTGGCGCAACTTCGCGCCCAAGCTCTCGTACGTCAACGTGAAGGACGGTGCCGAGGGCCTTGCGAAGGCCGCGGCGGGTCTGGAGGAGGAGCTCGGCGGCAACCCCCGCCGGCTGCACTACCTGAGCGTCCCGCCCAAGGCCGCGCTGGACGTCGTGCACACCCTCGACGAGGCGGACCTGGTCGAGCGGTCACGGATCATCATGGAGAAGCCGTTCGGCACCGACCTGGCCAGCGCGAAGGCGCTCAACGCCGAGCTGCACGAGGTGTTCGACGAGCAGCAGATCTTCCGGATCGACCACTTCCTGGGCAAGGAGGCGGCGCTCAACATCTTGGCGTTCCGCTTCGCCAACGGCTTGTTCGAGCCGATCTGGAACCGCAACTTCATCGACCACGTGCAGATCGACGTCCCCGAGACGCTGTCGGTGGCCGGCCGGTCCGGCTTCTACGAGGGCACCGGGGCGTTCAAGGACATGGTCGTGACCCACCTGTTCCAGGTGCTCGCCTTCATGGCGATGGAGCCGCCCACCTCCCTGGACTCGGACTGGATCTCGGAGGAGAAGAACAAGGTCTTCCGCTCGATGATGCCCATCGACCCGCACCACGTCGTGCGCGGCCAGTACCAGGGCTACCGCGACGAGGAGGGTGTCGCCTCGGACTCCGAGACCGACACGTTCGTCGCGCTGAAGGCCGAGATCGACAACTGGCGGTGGGCCGGCGTCCCGTTCTACCTGCGCACGGGCAAGAAGCTGGCCGAGGGGGCGCGGGTCATCTCGATCGCGTTCCGCGAACCGCCCAAGAGCATGTTCCCGGCGGGATCGGGGGTCGGGCTGGCCGGGCCGGACCACCTCACGTTCGACCTCGCGGACTCGTCCCGGATGTCGCTGTCGTTCTACGGCAAGCGCCCGGGCCCGGGGCTGCGGCTGGACAAGCTCAGCATGCAGTTCGCGATGCAGGAGACCGAGCGGGCCGGTGAGGTGCTGGAGGCGTACGAGCGGCTGATCTACGACGCGATGCGCGGTGAGCGGACCCTCTTCACGACGGCCGAGGGCATCGAGCGCCTCTGGGAGGTCTCCGAGCCGCTACTGAACGACATGCCGCCGGTGCGGCCGTACCAGCAGGGCACGTGGGGACCGAACGCGATCCACCAGCTCATCGCGCCGCGAGCGTGGCGGTTGCCGTTCGAGCGCAGCTGGCGCAAGCCGAACACCAACGCGGAGTAG
- a CDS encoding ATP-binding cassette domain-containing protein, with translation MTNAIHAESLTKRYGDTIALDGIDLSVPEGSVLGVLGPNGAGKTTAVRILATLLRPDSGTAIVAGHDVLKDPNAVRRSIGLTGQYASVDEQLTGRENLELFARLLDFTRPDARARARELLEQFGLTEAGDRRIRTYSGGMRRRLDLAASLVGRPAVIFLDEPTTGLDPSKRDDVWNLVRLLAAEGTSVLLTTQYLEEADALADAITVIDRGLVIANGTASELKQIVGGRSLQVRPAEVGDTAQIRTIISRITGRPVDEPARGVLSAPIEAEEDFTSVVVELASRSIPLTEISLSLPSLDEVFFTLTGQGAAPASSTENDKELVR, from the coding sequence ATGACCAACGCCATCCACGCCGAGTCGCTCACGAAGCGCTACGGCGACACCATCGCCCTCGACGGCATCGACCTGTCCGTCCCGGAAGGCTCCGTCCTCGGGGTCCTGGGGCCCAACGGCGCGGGCAAGACGACCGCCGTCCGCATCCTCGCGACCCTCCTGCGGCCCGACTCCGGGACCGCGATCGTCGCGGGCCACGACGTCCTCAAGGACCCGAACGCCGTCCGCCGGTCCATCGGCCTGACCGGGCAGTATGCCTCGGTCGACGAGCAGCTGACCGGCCGCGAGAACCTCGAGCTCTTCGCCCGGCTGCTCGACTTCACCCGTCCCGACGCCCGGGCCCGGGCCCGCGAGCTGCTCGAGCAGTTCGGCCTGACCGAGGCGGGCGACCGGCGCATCCGGACGTACTCCGGCGGCATGCGCCGGCGCCTCGACCTGGCGGCGAGCCTCGTCGGCCGTCCCGCGGTGATCTTCCTCGACGAGCCGACCACGGGGCTGGACCCGAGCAAGCGCGACGACGTGTGGAACCTCGTGCGGCTGCTCGCTGCCGAGGGCACGAGCGTCCTGCTGACCACCCAGTACCTCGAGGAGGCCGACGCCCTCGCCGACGCCATCACCGTGATCGACCGCGGCCTCGTCATCGCGAACGGCACCGCGTCCGAGCTCAAGCAGATCGTCGGCGGACGCTCCCTGCAGGTGCGGCCCGCCGAGGTGGGCGACACCGCGCAGATCCGCACGATCATCAGCCGCATCACGGGACGTCCGGTCGACGAGCCGGCCCGCGGGGTGCTGTCCGCGCCGATCGAGGCCGAGGAGGACTTCACGTCGGTCGTCGTCGAGCTGGCGTCCCGAAGCATCCCGCTCACGGAGATCTCGTTGAGCCTGCCGAGCCTCGACGAGGTCTTCTTCACCCTCACGGGTCAGGGCGCCGCACCGGCGTCCTCCACCGAGAACGACAAGGAGCTGGTCCGATGA
- a CDS encoding ABC transporter permease, giving the protein MTTTAIPVAQPRPASSLPWLRHSLSLAGRSVKKMVRHPEQFFDVTLQPVLFLIIFVYVLGGAIAGSTHDYLQFVLPGILIQTVLFSTIAVGVNLNTDIKDGVFDRFRSLPIPRSAPLVGATIAECLRYGLTIVMTMVAGTVMGFRPSTSPVKVLAACLLVLLFAWCMCWVAIWLGMITREAGSVQGIGFLALFPLTFGSSMFASADTMPGWLRAWVDVNPVTHLTDAVRGLLTGGPVAQDALIALGTSGLVLAVFAPLAVRAYRTKA; this is encoded by the coding sequence ATGACCACCACAGCCATCCCCGTCGCGCAGCCGCGACCCGCCTCCTCGCTGCCCTGGCTGCGGCACTCGCTGTCGCTGGCCGGCCGGTCCGTGAAGAAGATGGTCCGCCACCCCGAGCAGTTCTTCGACGTGACGCTGCAGCCCGTGCTGTTCCTGATCATCTTCGTGTACGTGCTGGGCGGCGCGATCGCCGGATCCACCCACGACTACCTGCAGTTCGTGCTGCCCGGCATCCTCATCCAGACCGTGCTGTTCAGCACGATCGCGGTCGGCGTCAACCTCAACACCGACATCAAGGATGGCGTCTTCGACCGGTTCCGGTCGTTGCCGATCCCCCGCTCCGCGCCCTTGGTGGGCGCGACGATCGCCGAGTGCCTGCGGTACGGGCTCACGATCGTCATGACGATGGTCGCCGGCACCGTCATGGGCTTCCGGCCCAGCACGTCGCCGGTCAAGGTGCTGGCCGCCTGCCTCTTGGTGCTGCTGTTCGCCTGGTGCATGTGCTGGGTCGCGATCTGGCTGGGCATGATCACGCGGGAGGCCGGATCGGTGCAGGGCATCGGCTTCCTGGCGCTGTTCCCCCTCACGTTCGGCTCCAGCATGTTCGCCTCGGCCGACACGATGCCCGGCTGGCTGCGCGCCTGGGTGGACGTCAACCCCGTCACCCACCTGACCGACGCGGTGCGTGGACTGCTCACGGGTGGCCCGGTCGCCCAGGACGCGCTCATCGCCCTCGGCACCAGCGGCCTGGTCCTCGCGGTCTTCGCCCCCTTGGCCGTCCGGGCCTACCGCACCAAGGCCTGA
- a CDS encoding M14 family zinc carboxypeptidase yields MAPRHTVVEEEGPAHRGDARQRDGADADAAGPARRASDQRCGHLGRARPEPRRRAKGKRQNARGVDLNRNFSTGWRKKGGATYSGRKAFSEPETKAIRSFANKIKPRYTISFHQPLNGIDIRDTGNNKWAKRLAAEIRLPKKAFDCFSSCHGTYSMWVRKHHKKSGVITVEMPRKPSLTYLTRTAPRAVLRSINATR; encoded by the coding sequence GTGGCGCCTCGGCACACCGTCGTCGAAGAAGAAGGTCCTGCTCATCGCGGCGATGCACGGCAACGAGACGGGGCCGACGCGGACGCTGCGGGCCCTGCGCGACGGGCGTCCGATCAAAGGTGCGGACATCTGGGTCGTGCCCGTCCTGAACCGCGACGGCGGGCCAAGGGCAAGCGGCAGAACGCCCGCGGTGTCGACCTCAACCGGAACTTCTCGACCGGGTGGCGCAAGAAGGGGGGCGCGACGTACTCGGGCCGCAAGGCGTTCTCCGAGCCCGAGACGAAGGCGATCCGCAGCTTCGCGAACAAGATCAAGCCCAGGTACACGATCAGCTTCCACCAGCCGCTGAACGGCATCGACATCCGCGACACCGGCAACAACAAGTGGGCCAAGCGGCTGGCCGCCGAGATCCGCCTGCCGAAGAAGGCCTTCGACTGCTTCTCGTCGTGCCACGGGACGTACTCGATGTGGGTCCGCAAGCACCACAAGAAGAGCGGTGTCATCACGGTCGAGATGCCACGCAAGCCGTCGCTCACGTACCTCACACGGACCGCGCCGCGCGCCGTCCTGCGCAGCATCAACGCCACCCGCTGA
- a CDS encoding BTAD domain-containing putative transcriptional regulator, producing the protein MQVDVLGPVRVRADDRSIDLGGPRNRALVARLALGGGRPVSAATLIDDLWGPDVPDDPKGALQSVVSRTRRRLPSDVLDSTPAGYVLRGTTVDADEFERLVAAGRAEEALALWRGEPLADLTDLPFAAAAAPRLQELRLTAIETSLESRVRIDPTVVAELAELTADHPYRDGFWRLHLTALACHGRANEALAAYERLRASLADDLGTDPSAELQELHLSILRGEQEPRRSHPSLPAGLTSFVGRETAIADLRSALEDHRLVTILGPGGAGKTRLAIETARSALDRFDDVWLAELAPVTGEDGIVRAILAAMGQLEVVVRDRTQIAHRLDERARLIEAVRDVRGLLLIDNCEHLVDGVARVTEDLLEHAPRLRVIATSREPLRIIGEYAYQLRPLTSPGDDATPEEALQHSAVALFVLRARAVDQAFVLDAETLPAVREICRRLDGQPLAIELAAARLRTLTVAQVAARLGDRFRLLTGGSRTALPRHRTLRAVVEWSWDLLEDAERDLVERLAVFPGGVTVESAAAVAAPGADVEALLDSLADKSLLVPVRGEHTRFRMLETLREYGVERLLDHGLAESVRDLHLTYFGDLVTTQSVLLRGPGQVAALAAIDADHGNVMAALRFAVDRGDRARAGRLVAGLAMYWSIRDQHMESFAWGETVLGLPGTADPASEICMEALALSGLLLTSQFDTSDTAAWREPAGRLLALWDEHQPDDPLVHLVLATMGHLGVTGDRVLPVPEDPWTRAMIDLMRVVMLDNAGRVGETVDVISSTIDAFRELGDQWGLAMALTQQATVQTLDGDVDGALASWAEAVPLLDAMGGTEEWDLSSIRIVELELARMDPSDAEELRPGLDAALERALGSGSPREQAVARTNLAHLEHVLGRESSAAEHLQHVLADMGGRTELGSGQLEAWMRALLAVVLAGSGDLAGADRELLDAASTGRRTRDMPVMAGVAVAAAVVAHHHGQDKRAARVLGATEVIRGRPDRSSRDMRDLSAALATTLGAEVFEALRSEGSAMTQEDAVAFALPGGGAPAGS; encoded by the coding sequence GTGCAGGTGGACGTCCTCGGACCGGTGAGAGTGCGCGCCGACGATCGCTCGATCGATCTCGGCGGGCCGCGCAACCGCGCCCTCGTGGCACGCCTGGCCCTCGGTGGCGGCCGGCCGGTCAGCGCCGCGACGCTGATCGACGACCTGTGGGGCCCGGACGTGCCCGACGACCCGAAGGGCGCACTGCAGTCCGTCGTGTCCCGCACGCGTCGCCGGCTCCCGTCCGACGTCCTGGACTCGACGCCCGCGGGCTACGTCCTGCGCGGCACGACCGTGGACGCCGACGAGTTCGAGCGGCTCGTCGCCGCCGGACGCGCGGAGGAGGCCCTCGCGCTGTGGCGCGGTGAGCCGCTGGCCGATCTGACCGACCTGCCCTTCGCGGCTGCTGCCGCCCCACGGCTGCAGGAGCTGCGGCTGACCGCGATCGAGACGAGCCTGGAGTCCCGGGTGCGGATCGACCCTACGGTCGTCGCCGAGCTGGCCGAGCTGACCGCCGACCACCCCTACCGCGACGGCTTCTGGCGTCTCCACCTGACCGCCCTGGCATGCCACGGCCGGGCCAACGAGGCCCTCGCGGCGTACGAGCGCCTGCGGGCGTCCCTGGCCGACGACCTCGGCACCGACCCGTCGGCGGAGCTGCAGGAGCTGCACCTGTCGATCCTTCGCGGTGAGCAGGAGCCGCGCCGGTCGCACCCGTCCCTGCCCGCCGGGCTCACGTCGTTCGTCGGGCGGGAGACCGCGATCGCCGACCTGCGCTCCGCGCTCGAGGACCACCGGCTCGTCACGATCCTGGGCCCCGGGGGTGCGGGCAAGACCCGCCTGGCGATCGAGACCGCCCGCTCCGCGCTCGACCGCTTCGACGACGTCTGGCTCGCCGAGCTCGCACCGGTCACCGGCGAGGACGGCATCGTCCGGGCGATCCTGGCCGCGATGGGCCAGCTCGAGGTGGTCGTGCGGGACCGTACGCAGATCGCCCACCGGCTCGACGAGCGGGCGCGTCTGATCGAGGCGGTGCGCGACGTCCGCGGCCTGCTGCTGATCGACAACTGCGAGCACCTCGTCGACGGGGTCGCCCGGGTCACCGAGGACCTCCTCGAGCACGCCCCCCGGCTCCGCGTGATCGCGACCAGCCGCGAGCCGCTGCGCATCATCGGTGAGTACGCCTACCAGCTGCGTCCGCTCACGTCCCCGGGCGACGACGCGACTCCCGAGGAGGCCCTGCAGCACAGCGCCGTGGCGCTGTTCGTGCTGCGGGCTCGCGCGGTGGACCAGGCGTTCGTCCTCGACGCCGAGACGTTGCCGGCGGTGCGGGAGATCTGCCGCCGGCTCGACGGACAGCCGTTGGCGATCGAGCTCGCGGCCGCGCGTCTGCGGACCCTCACCGTCGCGCAGGTCGCAGCGCGGCTGGGCGACCGGTTCCGTCTGCTGACCGGTGGCAGCCGCACCGCGCTGCCCCGGCACCGCACCCTTCGGGCCGTCGTGGAGTGGAGCTGGGACCTGCTCGAGGACGCCGAGCGCGACCTCGTCGAACGGCTCGCGGTGTTCCCCGGGGGAGTCACGGTCGAGAGCGCGGCGGCGGTGGCGGCGCCGGGCGCGGACGTCGAGGCGCTGCTGGACTCACTCGCCGACAAGTCCCTGCTGGTCCCGGTCCGGGGCGAGCACACCCGCTTCAGGATGCTGGAGACGCTGCGGGAGTACGGGGTCGAGCGGCTGCTCGACCACGGCCTCGCCGAGTCGGTGCGCGACCTGCACCTCACGTACTTCGGCGACCTGGTGACGACCCAGTCCGTGCTGCTGCGGGGGCCCGGACAGGTCGCCGCGCTCGCCGCGATCGACGCGGACCACGGCAACGTGATGGCGGCGCTGCGCTTCGCGGTCGACCGGGGCGACCGCGCACGGGCGGGACGCCTGGTGGCGGGCCTGGCCATGTACTGGTCGATCCGCGACCAGCACATGGAGTCGTTCGCGTGGGGAGAGACCGTGCTCGGGCTGCCGGGCACAGCCGATCCGGCCAGCGAGATCTGCATGGAGGCGCTCGCGCTCAGCGGGCTGCTGCTCACGAGCCAGTTCGACACCAGCGACACCGCAGCCTGGCGCGAGCCGGCGGGGCGTCTGCTCGCCCTCTGGGACGAGCACCAGCCGGACGACCCGCTCGTCCACCTGGTCCTGGCCACGATGGGCCACCTCGGGGTGACCGGCGACCGGGTCCTCCCGGTGCCCGAGGACCCCTGGACCCGCGCGATGATCGACCTGATGCGGGTCGTGATGCTCGACAACGCCGGCCGCGTGGGGGAGACGGTCGACGTCATCTCCTCGACGATCGACGCGTTCCGCGAGCTGGGCGACCAGTGGGGCCTGGCGATGGCGCTCACCCAGCAGGCGACCGTCCAGACGCTCGACGGGGACGTCGACGGTGCGCTCGCGTCGTGGGCCGAGGCCGTCCCGCTGCTCGACGCGATGGGCGGGACGGAGGAGTGGGACCTGTCGTCGATCCGGATCGTCGAGCTCGAGCTCGCCCGCATGGACCCGTCGGACGCGGAGGAGCTGCGCCCGGGACTCGACGCGGCGCTGGAGCGCGCCCTCGGATCGGGGAGTCCTCGTGAGCAGGCGGTGGCCCGGACCAACCTGGCACACCTCGAGCACGTCCTGGGCCGGGAGTCGTCCGCGGCAGAGCACCTGCAGCACGTCCTGGCCGACATGGGAGGACGGACCGAGCTCGGCAGCGGCCAGCTGGAGGCCTGGATGCGCGCGCTGCTCGCGGTCGTCCTGGCCGGGAGCGGCGACCTGGCCGGCGCCGATCGTGAGCTGCTGGACGCCGCGAGCACCGGTCGGCGCACGCGGGACATGCCGGTGATGGCCGGGGTCGCCGTTGCGGCGGCGGTCGTCGCGCACCACCACGGTCAGGACAAGCGTGCCGCCCGGGTGCTGGGCGCGACCGAGGTCATCCGGGGACGGCCGGACCGGTCCAGCCGTGACATGCGGGACCTCTCCGCTGCGCTGGCCACGACCCTCGGCGCGGAGGTGTTCGAGGCGCTGCGGTCGGAGGGCTCGGCCATGACCCAGGAGGACGCGGTGGCGTTCGCACTCCCTGGTGGAGGCGCTCCGGCTGGGTCATGA
- a CDS encoding response regulator, translating into MTTLRVAIVDDHAMFRTGVRAEIDGPVDVVAEAEDVDSAVTVIAATQPDVVLLDVHMPGGGGLEVMRRLQARHPGTKFLALSVSDAAEDVIGIIRAGARGYVTKNISGPELLDAIGRVAAGDAVFSPRLAGFVLDAFAGTIEIAQVDEDLDRLTEREREVMRLIARGYAYKEVAKELFISIKTVETHVSSVLRKLQLSSRHELTRWANDRRLI; encoded by the coding sequence ATGACCACCCTGCGCGTCGCGATCGTCGACGACCACGCCATGTTCCGCACCGGTGTCCGCGCCGAGATAGACGGACCTGTCGACGTCGTCGCGGAGGCCGAGGACGTCGACAGCGCGGTGACGGTGATCGCCGCGACCCAGCCCGACGTGGTCCTGCTCGACGTCCACATGCCCGGAGGGGGCGGGCTCGAGGTCATGCGCCGGCTCCAGGCACGGCACCCCGGGACGAAGTTCCTGGCCCTCTCGGTGAGCGACGCGGCCGAGGACGTCATCGGCATCATCCGGGCCGGGGCCCGCGGCTACGTCACCAAGAACATCTCGGGCCCTGAGCTGCTCGACGCGATCGGCCGGGTCGCGGCCGGCGACGCGGTGTTCTCCCCGCGCCTGGCCGGCTTCGTCCTGGACGCGTTCGCCGGGACGATCGAGATCGCCCAGGTCGACGAGGACCTCGACCGCCTGACCGAGCGCGAGCGGGAGGTCATGCGCCTCATCGCCCGCGGCTACGCGTACAAGGAGGTCGCCAAGGAGCTGTTCATCTCGATCAAGACGGTCGAGACCCACGTCTCCAGCGTCCTGCGCAAGCTGCAGCTGTCCAGCCGCCACGAGCTCACCCGCTGGGCCAACGACCGCCGCCTCATCTGA